A stretch of DNA from Silvanigrella paludirubra:
GATTTATAAGAAAATTAAATTATAATAATTTTTGTTTAATAAGGAGAAAAGAAATGAGTTCTGTAGAACGTGGAAAAGTTATGTTTTATACTGAACCGAATTTTGAAGGAATTTATGTCATTTATAAAGAGGGATTTAGTAAAGCAAAATATAGTGAAGAAGAATTTTTGGATGATTCATTTTCTTCAATAAGAATTGGGCAAGGAATAAAATTATATATTTGGGAAACTTTAGATGATGATTCTCTTTTTCATATTTTGCATGAAGGAGAATATCCAAATATACTAGAAAATATAAAAAAAATCTCTAAATTTCAAATTCTAGATTCACTAACAAATTTTGCAATTGATGTCCGTTTTTTTGACCTAATTACAAATGAATATCATAATAATTACTTAATGACATTTAAATTATTAGATATAGAAGAACTTGAAATTAAATCAGGAGACAATGATTTTAAATTACTAAAATCAAAAGAAAACTCAAACGAAATAGCTTGCGCAATTTATATAAAAAGGTTTGATAATTTATATGAACCAATTAGCAATTTAATTTTTCATTGGAATAAAAAAAAAGGTAAAATTATTTCAATAACTGACGCAACAAATTTTTCAGAAAACTTATCTATTACACAAAACGATAAAACCTCTTTTACATTTACTTTAAAAACAGATGGAATAGGATTTTCTCAATTTTATTTAAATAAGACAAAAAATAATAGTAAACAAATCAATATAAAATAATAACAAATATAAATTTTGTTATGGCGGGAAAATAATGAATAATTTATCAAATAAAAGAAAAATAATTTTCCGTACCAAAGGATCTTCTCATGGAGCGATAACAAGATTAATTAGTCCTGACGATATTGGAGAAATGCTAAAGCCTTTTGTGTTTTTGGATTATGTCAATGCAAAAAATGGACCTGGATTTGCATTTCACCCTCATTCAGGAATAGCAACGTTAACTCATCCTTTAACATTTGATGTACAACATGAATCTTCTAATGGACAAATAGATACTGTTCAACAAGAGGGAATTGAGTGGGTCATTGCAGGAGGAGGTTTGTGGCATAGAGCAAAAGTATTAAGAGGACAACCAGTACAAGGATTTCAGTTATGGATTTCTTTACCACCTAATCTTGAAAATACAGAATCTTCCGCACTATTTATCTCACCAAGTGATGTCCCTAAATTAGGCCCTGTTACTGTTTTGTTAGGGGAATATGAAAATGCCAAAAGCCTTATAAAAGCACCATTAGATATAAATTGTTTTATTGTTAAGCTTAAAAAAGGAGAAGTTTGGAATTATGTCCCACCAGAAATGCATAATATTGCATGGACTTTTGCTCAAATGGGGCAAATAAAAGTAAATGAACAAATATTTAGCTCTGAACTCGTTATTTTTGAAGAAGGAAATCATAAACTTAATTTTACGGCCGTTGATAATTGTACTTTTCTTTTTGGCTCTTCTAAAAAACATGATTATCCACTTGTTCTCGGCACTCATTCTGTGCATACCAATGAAAAAGCTTTAAATGAAGGTAAAAATAAAATTGAAGAAATTAAAAAATATTTGTTAGAAACAGGAAAATTGAAATAGTATAAAAGTAAAATTAACTAGATTTTTTTTTAATCATATGCTAATAAATTTTTATACAAGCTTGTTAGCAGAATTCAAGGCATCTTTAATAAGTAAATTTATTTCTAAAAATGAAATTTAAATAAAATATTATATTTTTTATTAATTAGGTGAAATATGAATAAAATAAAATTAGTTACGTTAATTTTTTCTTTTTGTATTATGATTCCAGTCTATCCTCAATATTATAAACCTACTATTGATTGTACATGGCTTGGTAAATGTCCTAGACCTTCTCCAAAAGATAAAAAGAAAACCTTAAAAATAAATAATTATGGACAAAATTCATTATCTGCTGGAATTAGTATGGAAGGATTTTCATCATTTGTAGATGTTGTGAAACCATATTGAATTAAAGATTCTAGCAAATGCTCCTTACTTTTAAAATGATATTTATAGTTATTTGCAATCATAAAACCCTGAATTAAACGACCTTTCTTTGGAATGGTTTGTTCCCAATCTTTTATACAAATTTTATAATATTGCTGTTCAATATTTTTAGGTTCATAAAAAGTTGGCGTAAATTCACTTGATCCATGGGGTGCCAAATAAATTTTTATCTCTATTATATTCCCATTTGGAAACTTAAGAAAAGGGACTACACTTCCATCACTTTCCCCCGCAATTAGATCTCCTGTACTCCAATTTCTATCATAAATAAAATAAGGATTTTTTCCAAAATATCCAAAATTGCAAGGATTCAATCCAAAATCTAAATAAGAAAAAGTACAAATTTTATTCGTAAAATTTGTTGCAAATAAAATTTGTTCAATAGTATGAATTCCTTCTTCTGTATGAGAAGTGGCAAAAAAATAGGGTTTATTTGTAGGAAAATTATTTGACCGTCCAACAGCCATACCTGTGCAACCATTATTATTCACCAAAGAACAAAATATAAAATCTCTTCTAGACCTAATTAAAATATTATTTTCGCTTAGATCTTTATTATTTGTTTTATTATTATCAGTTATATTACAACTTAT
This window harbors:
- a CDS encoding beta/gamma crystallin domain-containing protein, with amino-acid sequence MSSVERGKVMFYTEPNFEGIYVIYKEGFSKAKYSEEEFLDDSFSSIRIGQGIKLYIWETLDDDSLFHILHEGEYPNILENIKKISKFQILDSLTNFAIDVRFFDLITNEYHNNYLMTFKLLDIEELEIKSGDNDFKLLKSKENSNEIACAIYIKRFDNLYEPISNLIFHWNKKKGKIISITDATNFSENLSITQNDKTSFTFTLKTDGIGFSQFYLNKTKNNSKQINIK
- a CDS encoding pirin family protein encodes the protein MNNLSNKRKIIFRTKGSSHGAITRLISPDDIGEMLKPFVFLDYVNAKNGPGFAFHPHSGIATLTHPLTFDVQHESSNGQIDTVQQEGIEWVIAGGGLWHRAKVLRGQPVQGFQLWISLPPNLENTESSALFISPSDVPKLGPVTVLLGEYENAKSLIKAPLDINCFIVKLKKGEVWNYVPPEMHNIAWTFAQMGQIKVNEQIFSSELVIFEEGNHKLNFTAVDNCTFLFGSSKKHDYPLVLGTHSVHTNEKALNEGKNKIEEIKKYLLETGKLK